Genomic segment of Odontesthes bonariensis isolate fOdoBon6 chromosome 10, fOdoBon6.hap1, whole genome shotgun sequence:
TCCTTGGATCTaggagctctgctaggtttatattctctgaacatatcacagatgtattttgggcctaaaccatcagtaaacttttaaaaactattctctgactgactggaagccagtgtaaagattttaaaactggtgtgatgtgttcagaccTCTTACTCCTGGTTAaatctccagcagcagcgttctggatgagctgcttTATAGTTAAAGAGTTAAGACTCAAAACTCAATAACCGGCATTTAGTGAAGAGAAGTGAGCACATATTTAAGtacatgtgtttctggtagCTATGTATTTGACAATGGTTAAGCGTGTATATCTTTGACCTTTTTTGTGGTTTTGTTGTGCACTATTTGTGTACAAGGAGCATTCATGGGTTGTTTAATGTATGGTTTGTGTCACCTCACCTCCTTCTGGAGTACTGAAGGTGACTGGATCACTCCTGGGTCCATTTCCCTTCTTGTTAAAAACATTAACGGTGAGCTTGTACTCTGAGAAAGGTTCGAGCCCTGGCACAATGGCATGACTTCTCTTTCCAGGAAAAGACATAGACTGGTGCTCACGTAAAGTCTTCTCTGGATTCAGGAGACTTTTTCTCCTTATCCAGTGAACCTGTAAGAAAGTAGCGAGAGGTAAAAAGAGAAACGAAGTCAGAGACATAGAATAAAATTTATAAAAATATCCTACTTTATGCACCTCTTCATCACCATCAGTTTCAACCTGTTCCTCTGTGCTGGCTACATGCTTTAAATGACAATACCTACATACTCCAAATGACAACTGTGGAGTTGCAGAATCTCAGTCCAAAGGGAACAGAACAAAATCCTAAAACACAACGAGTTTGGTGGCCTTTGGTCATAGCCCTCTCTTAGTGGCAGACTTAAAGTCAGACTCACAGTCTACTTACAGTAGAATGAGGTTTATTCAGAGGGGGAACACAGAAGTTTGCCTTTTCCGGACTGCATGAGCAGCAGGAACTCAAAAGTACTGAAGTTCATATGCAGGAGGACTGGCGGCCTCAACACTGAGTAGTAGAGCTTAAATGTATACATACGATCAGTAGCACCATACATCACCATATTTTCAAACATATTTGTTTGCTGCTGTATTTTCCTTCAATTTGTGATGCATTATTTAGCATTAATATTAATAcattaaatattaatatttaagaTGGTTCAGCAATCTGCACAAAAACTGCATTTGCAAATTGTGAAGAAATGCCAGAATAATGTTGTTCAATGTAAAATTGCAAAGAGTTAaagaatattccatcatctacagaaGATAACCGTCAtcctccctgctgcaatgcttttattttatgaaagcactttgaattgtttgtacatgaaatgtgctatataaataaatttgattcgaTTTGATCCAAAGATTCAGAGGAATCTGTCGACACCTCTGTGCAAGGGACTCGGCAAAAAGAAATCTATGTTATATGCCTGTGTTCTTTGGACCAACAGGCAGCATTGCATTAAAAATAGCTGAGCTATTCTCTCCTGGTAATCACTGCGTGGCCTTGCAGGTTATGAAAATTAGAAAGCATATGTCAACATGATTTAAAAACGTTGCAGTCTCCTTTCTCCTGTCAAAGCTCATTTGAAATTAACCGAAGCAAAGTggaaaacaaaagttctgtAATAAAGGAATCTCactttaatgtatttattgatCTATCCATTTACTCCAATCCATTTGATTGGAGATCAATGATGCTGCAAACCCTAGacaaaagaggagagggaccatcccGCTTGTTATCAACGCTCTGATCAAAAGCTTCATCTCTGATGGTAATGGGATACATTGGTGCCTGTGAAACTGGCATCTGGCGCATCTGGAAAGGCATCATCTATGCCAAAAGGTATAAAAGGGTTTTAGAGGAACATACGGTCTCATCCAAACGACAACTTTTTGAGTAAGGGCCTAGCATATTTCATAAGAAAAGTCTGagtgctggactggcctgccttTGGTCTAGATCTTTCTGGAAAACAAGGAAGACCCagctgagcagctagaatccattatcagaatgggacaacattcctcatTCCTCCCAAAGCTCCATCAGCTAGTCTTCTCAGTTCCCAGACATTTACAGacagttgttaaaagaagagggtgTTTACATAGTGCTAAAAACGACCCTGTTCCAACTTTCTTAAATCTGTTGCTACCACCAAATTTAAGATGCGCTAATATTGAAATCGTAAAATGTCTCatattcaacatttgatatgttttctatgttctattggtGTTGAAATATTGGTTCATGAGATTTGCTAATCATTGTAATTTCTTTTACTTACATCTGACAcaccatcccaactttttttggaaTTGAGGTTTTTACTTTGTTGTTTGTTATCGAGTTAGGAGAtgaaaccctaaccctaccaggTTAGAGTTAAACACTGATCACATGTGATGAAACAATGTGAGTTGGAAATATGCAAGTATTAAGAACGAACCACAAAAGGTAACAAATCTACAATATTTTGACAGTCAGCTTCTCAAATTGAACCAACTATTGTGTGTTCCCAGGATACTGATAACACCATAATGATAACACCATTTATAACTATGTCCAATCTGTGCTTTAGATGATCTCACAGGACATATTTAGCTGCCATCTGCAATTCTTTATGTAGTCACAAATGGCAGGTATCATTGCATCATGAACTTCTGTAAAACTACTCCACGTGTAACTACTACATATTATTTACTTTAATGTAAAGGCGTGGACACTCTTGCTAGAGATCTTTGATCTCGAAGAAATTTTCCCTGCTTAAAAATGATTAGATATACAATTACAGGCAATTCTGTGCAGCTTCTTCCTTTTCATTGAGAGTCTCAAGCTATTCAAGACTGTCTGAAAGACAAACATGTTTCCAGAATGGGAAATCTTACATTATAGCCCTCCAGATGACCTCGCACTGTGGCAGGTGGAACTGGGGTCCAGCTCACTCTCAGAACGGTGGTGTTGATCACTTCCACCGCTATGTCCTGTGGTGCTGCAGCCGGAACTTAAAACGGAAGAGGAAGGTCAGAAATACAGACATACAGAGAACAACAGAACACCTTTGTCAAGGCATTTCAAATCTATCACCCATGACATAGATTTGAAATGTGAAACATGTGAAAGGAAATAAAGTTTTTCCAATAAGTtttactaaagaaaaaaagagttatTTAGTTTAAGTTGTGTAGTCATGAACTTTTACTGAAAAAAgtctaaaaaataaaacatggacATGGCGTAAAACTGCAAAGTAAACTATGTACAGCTTGGAATCCACTGATGATGATTTACTATTCAGAGCTAGGGAAATACAAcaccaaacatgaaattaaaatccTGTAACTGTCCTTTCTTTCTACATGTTACTGTAATGGTAGCAGGGAAAGATAAAAGCACAGCAAATGTcagagacagaggagcagctaTTGTGCCTCAATAGGCCTACAGCGTATGGTGTCTTGTGATCTGTCAAATCTCCAACAGCTTCTGACACAAAGGTGGGAATTTGACATCCCTCTCCTATTCAAAGGTTATCTGCCACCTGCTAGATATAGCAATGgtatttgtcttttattcttTGTCGTTGGAGAGGAAAAGTCACTACTGCACACCTGCACAGGGTTAAAACCttgagaaagaggaaaaaagaaaagaacttaACCTGACACATTTTCCCGCAGACAATGCCAAAAGACAACTGAGGACACAATTGGAAACAATCACACAAGAAGTTCAAAGCGAGTTAAAAGAACAGCCAGATGTGCAAGTTAGACAAGCGGAACAGAGCTGAGTAGTGAAACACTGAAAATATTAACTAAATATATCAATGGCATGATTACACCCAGCTCACCATCTTCTCCAGAGTAACCTGTGACAACTTTAGGTACTGGGCCCCAGCCGTGACTGTTCCTGCTCTGAACTCGGATCTCATATGGGATGAAAGTGGATGTGTTCCTCACAACAAAGGAGGGTCTACTGACCAGTTCCTCCGTCCAGACATCTTCCACCCCCAGTTTGCGGTAGCTCACCTTGTACTCAAGACCAGGGCCGTTGCTTTCAGTAGGCAACAGCGGCTAGAAAATAGAAGTGCACAGAGGACTTAGAGATTGGTGAGAAGCTTTTCTATAGATCTGCAGTGTTAATCTTGGATGGGAtgaattttagaaaaaaaaaaaaagaaagaagaactcTTACATCCCAGCTGATGTCCATTTGATGAGGTAGATGGCCTTGAATTTTGatgttttctgggtttctgtCAGGGGCTTTGGGAAGATGTGTGGTTACAGAATCATATCATTACAAAAGAAAGCATCGACATTATTTTTTGCTGCCTCCTGTAACTTACTGCAATGCTGCAAACACCCTGCATTGCTGTTGAGCAAAATCACTTTCGTAGTTGTGGTGCAAGTATTAATATTTCATGATGCACATATTCTAATAAGCAGCAACCTGGTTGCAGATAACATTCACACCCCTCGACTGCTACAAAGTCTCAAGGCCAAAGACTCTTCTCTGTCTCTTAGACAGGCACCTTTCAAAGACGGATGCTTTCATAACTTCATGATAACCTTAGTAGAATGTGCTAATAAAACTGAGCAAGTCTCACCAGCAGGGAGTGTTTTGTATCTTTTAGTGGGCTCACTAGGGGGTCCAGGTCCAACAGTATTAACAGCATAGACTCTGAATTGATAGTTAAGATGTCCATGTAGAGCCAGCTTTGCTGTTGCCAGGTTACCGTTGACTTTCTGTAGCTCCTTCCACCTTCCGGGCTCCCACTGACTCTCCTCATACTCCACTACAAATTCTGTacacatgaagaagagaagagaccCGCACGTTTACTCATCATCATAAAACTCGTGCATTAGACTTTGATAAGTGAACAATTTAGCAGTCTTTTGAAAATGTATGATTGCTTTCTGAGTGTTAGATTATACTTTTAATACCACTTACGTCTCTGTCAGTATGAAGCTGAAAACAAGGGCCATTAGTACTGGTTGGCAAAAAGTCAAGAGGTAAAATTCACCACTCAGAATTGTATTTcagcagatatatatatattttttttgcagtttgcgGAAAATGATTTTATACCACCCATTCTGGGGTAATTCATTGTGCAATCATGTTATTGCATTTTCTCCTTtctgtttcagtttgttttagcTTGAATTTTTACAAATTTCACATCAAAAGTATTTCTGTGGAttttttaaaacagaaatagcATGAACCCAGAAATACAGAGGTGCACAAGAAAAGGCATAAGTAAGATAGGAGTCTCTTTAACACAGGGGTTGCGCTATAATCTTAGTAAGAAGAACCCTTCTGTATGCTTTCTATTTGCTTGTCTTACTTTTTCATACTGAAGAACAAAAAGCATACAGTTGTCCCAGTCTGTGCTTTCAGATGGCATGAGGATgtgatgagaaaaaaagaaaaaacacagaaaaaagttCTCTTGTTTGGGTGTTCTGTTATAGTGTCTCATTCATTTAACACAAGACATCCAAGCAACAGCTCCAGCAGGCACACATTGAGCAGCTTGTATGAAAGGATGAAAACAATGAAATGTTCAAATTTTCAAGATATAAGGTGTTATGTAAAAGGTTGTCTATTCATCATGTTTGTTCAAATTCAAGGTAAAACTCACACAGCGCCTTATGGATGAATAACACCAGGCAGAAAAGTAATCAGGTTAGATTTATCTTGGTTTCACTTTTGCATTCAAATGTGTCATTTTAACATGAGATACATGTGCCTTTTAATCAACTGTAACATACTCTGATCCGCCATAAGATTATGACCATCAGCCTAAGATTGTCTAGATAAGGCACATTTCAGGGTACCTGTGTCTGGTACCTAGATGCTAGCAATAGCTCCTTTAAACCATCAGATCCAATCAAACTGGTGTTTTGGAGGCTGACTGAAAGCCTCTTCTTTAAGCCCTTCCAATGTAGTTTTTGCTTGCCCACTGCAGTCCTACTGGAAAATGGTATTAATGCCATGTGTGAGGTCTGAATGGTATGCAAACATGTTAAGGTAAGCGGGCAATGTCAAAGTCGCATCCATGTGAATTCCAAAACACAGGATTTCCAAACAGAAAACTGCATTGTTAAAAAGATGGACAAAGTTTCTCACTTTGGCGCATCGGTGTGTATCAAAACTAATCATGATAACAAGACTACAAGTAACATTTGGCATTATAAAGTCTTATTATCCCAGTAAGTTTAAAAAGTAAATTATATTTTTCAttgaaacataaataaaagaccAGCTTCCCAGACAGCATTTTTAGCTCATAACTGTTATTTGCAGCCTTTATTTGTTGAAGAATATTACTTAGCATTCATCATTGATCACAGGAGTAGAATCTGTTAAATCTTCTTTTCATGGAGTACAAATGAAGATGTTTAGTTATTAGTGGCAAATTGACAAGAACTTACATCAACAAACTGTTCTAAACTAGTTTTTCACCGAGTTCTGCAGACTTTAAATGATACAGTGGCTTACTGTAAAGCTATATTTTTATCCACACTAAGAATCAGATATCAGAGTTTCATAGATATGACAGATATGAttgaaaaaatttaaattttaataaTAACAATGTTATCAATGATAATAACAGGAGGAAGAAGTAAAAGAAGAATGCTATCAGTCAGGTTTTTCATACAGATTTGGttattttgtgttgtgtcttttttatggcaaattaattaaaagtaaATATGTATAAATGTGCATTTCACCGTAGCTGTTTTGTAATTATACCTTAATTGACAGGTAGTTACATCATTATAGTCTGTGACCAAAAATGTGACATCAAACTGAGTGAACAAGCGGAGAACACAAACAACCGCTGGTGATCTCTCTGGGTCGAAGCTCTTCTTTTATAAATCATTTAGCACCACTAAATCTCCAACCCATATCTATTTTCCGCTTTTCTATTGTATTCTGTTCACATGTTTACCTGTAACAGAGCTGTTGTGGTCACTCCCAGGTATCCAGGACAGCACAACATTCCTCTCACTcttatattcatgtatttttaagctttttggaGCATCGGGAACATCtgcaacaaacaaacatgtctCTTACACAAAAGGCAGCAGTCAGTTTAATAAtcaaatgatcatttttaaaGAATTTCCCCATGATAGTGAACATATTACAGAATCTTACCCAGTACGGTTAGTAGCACTGTGGCATTGTCCTCGTCCAAACTTGTTTTAGCAACGCACGTATACATTCCCTGGTCGCTTAGGTTAACATTCATGATCTGCAGCATGTCACTCTCCACAATATATCTGAACACATCAAAACATTTGTTACTACATATAGCGAACATTAAGTTCATCCTATATGTCAAAAAGAAGGTATTTAGGAAGTGGATACACTAACTAAAGCTGGACAATCCTCTGAATTTTCACAAGTTGTCATAAAATAGTTTTAATCTATACCAGCTCTTTATTTCTTGTATTTAAAGTCTGACTCATAACCGATAACCAAAGAAAGAATAAAAGTCCCTGCCAGAGGTAATCAATCATTATATCAAGCAAACAAAAGACTAGCAAAATGCTTCGACAGGACGCACATTAAAGCTTTAGTCACTTTTCTGTTGCTGCACTGTGgcattaaaatgcagaataagACACCGAACAAAGGTCTGTTAGCCGtgaacacacaaaaataaaaaaatttaaaaaacaaaacaatagaaACGGTATCAAAGCACAGTCAGTTACCTGGAATTCTCCTCAGAGGAAAGTGAGATCTCCTCCCCATCCTTCCTCCATACCAACTCAAAGGAGTCCTGTAGACTTTTATCATACTCTGTCCGGCACGTCAACTGAGCCGAGGTCCCACTGACGATCTGCACATCCTGAGGTGGGCCTACTATTTTTGTCGGGTCTAAAGACAAAACAGAATTACAGGGATACGTTTCTAATAATACATGATAAGGATTGGTCTTGGCGGAAAAAATTATTCATGTTAATGCCTTCATGCTCTGAATAAGCTTTTTAAAGATCAATTCAAATCATCTCCTTCATAGGTGGGTTTTTTCCTGGAGTGACTGACTCTTTGATGAGGGATATGAGTAATTAAATGTGGATAGTGTGCATTCGTGAAATTAGAATTTTCAAACAAGCTTCATTACATCAATGTTTATGCTGCCTCATACTATGATATCAATTACAGATTAAGTTCAAATTGAAATGCTAAGACATCACGTTAATGAAGACAAGCATGTTTAAAAAGGACCCGAAGTCTTTAAGCTCTAGTTTAAATTATTACATCAATAAATTGTACCTTCTAGATCTAAAATGATGACCTCACATTCTTACCCTTAAAGTATTGAATAGCTGAATAGTTATGCCAcacttttattgattttattcttAAAGAGGGTAGGTTACCTGAATAAATGAAAGCAATGAAGTTGGAGGAATTTATTTGTGTTCGTTTCAGTCCTCCCGCATAAAGAAAGCAGGAATGGTGTTCCTGAAATACCTTTCACATCCAGCACAGCGGTGACAGCTGACATCCCCTCTGTGTTGCTGGCCACACACACATAGTTCCCACTGTCGCCTTTTTCTGTGCTGATGATTTTCAAAGATTGTCCATTCTCAAGAAGCAAAAATCGCTCCCCCTCTATGGCTGTGTCCTCTTTGGTCCTGAAGGAGAAATATTTTAAATCAAGCGTTTGTACAACGTGTCAATCATCATAAATACTGTACAAAATTTTGCTGCAATGTCCACCTGATTTATGAGTTCAAAGATTTTGATGCAGACATCCAAATTAAGTTAATTCTCAATACAATTTCAGAGCACAGTATATCCATTTTTTTGTGGctatttttgttacaattattttttttctttaaaatgtttcACTGATTCCAAGTGCTTCCACTGTGCTTTTTGAAGGCACAGTCAGGGTCAGCACTGCAGCAGTTGGAGGTTAAAGTGAAGCAAAAAGCCGCCAGGGCCGCTGATTAGATTGAAGTGAAACATGATTTAATAGAATCCGGCTTTATGCTCTGAGTGTTTGTGTAACGTtgacaacattttgagatcctaTTGCACTTTTGTGGAACTGTAGTTCAGCTGTAGTGCCAGATAACAAGATTTAATCAGATCAATTTCAAGGACAGGAGGAGGATTATTTCATTAGATAGATATAAGTGTCAACATCAGACTGTAACATACAGACACTTGAAGCAGCATGGGATGAATAGCATGACTCACACTGCATGTACTTTGGTTTATTCTGTTTCAGATGTTCCAAATCAATGTGATAACAATAAAGTTTTTTCTTATGTGAAACACAAGAAAGCAGGATCAGACATAGCCACATGCGTGAAGTAACAAAATTCTTCTAACCACGAGATGGCGGATGGCGGAGAGCTAAAAACACTGCAGTTCACGATGATGTCTTGTCCTGGGATCACACCGTACTCTTGGAAGTCCTTTGTCAGTATGCGAGGAGCCATGtctaaaatagaatagaaagtCAGAGCAAAAACTGCAGTGGCTCAAAAGTGATAAAGAACAGAATGGTCAGACACAAACTTCGGCTTCACAGCCTGATGCTGGAACTTGTGTTTGTAGAACTGAATTGATGTAACTGAATCAGCTAATCGAGTGATAGGAGACTACTGTAATTCACCACCATTTTgtccatttttttaaaaatgtgttgctGGCAGTAAAATCACAACTAGTACATATTTAAAAAGACAGCATTTGAGATGCTGGCTTTGTAATTAGGTCACGTCATTAAATTATCTGCAAATCCATGTCCCCTCTGTTATTATCTATTACATCTATCAGCTAACTCCAGACAACCTAAGAAATGTGATGAATGATGAATTAACCATGATTCTACTCAGACACTGCCCTGACCCAGGCATAAGTGACTGTTTTTTCTGCTGTATAAAGTGACATGGCTGACTGTGTAGGGTTGAAGTCATCGTACTCACTCATGACCATGATGTTTATGTTGGCCAGAATACTGCCATGATCATTGGAGGCCTCACACTGGTAGACGCCGCTATCCTCAGGTCTGGCATTACGAAGCACCACAGTGTCATCGAGCACTCGCCTGTTGGTCAGAGGGTCATCTAACAACacaaagttaaaatgatcaggACAGCATGGCAAGGACTTGGACTAGAATGAAAGTTCCATTTcgaaaagacaaaaataaaccaCCCTCTTTGATCTGAACGCTTGCTGCAGTTAACACTGAAGCAAATGTGCACGGGTTTTGAAACGTTGTTGAGAGAAATCCAGACGTTTGAAAAAGTCGTCTTCGGCAAAATAAATTGTGATGCACATCTTCTGACATTTTTAGTACAGAAGCAAGTACTTAAAATAAAGAATGTAGTTTGTAGATTAATTAGTCATTTTGATAGATGTTTAAAATTCCACATACATTGACCAATACATAAGCATTTACAAAGAAAAGTAGAAAAACTTCCTCATTTGATTCGATTTCACCACGTTTAACATTAGTAAACATTTTCTAGTAATATCAGCCCTTTGATATGTCAATTGAACCTTTGGATTACATTACTTGCAGGTATAAtaagaacaaaaaataaagaaactcAAAACTTATTATTTTATAGTCATAAGAGGAGATGACCTAAATTCAATGGTTTCAGTGTATATATCAGTTAATTAAATATTGCATTTTGAATCCTGACTCCAGAGCCGCCTGTAGCACCAGTTGGTTGGCAAACTGAACTCCCTGGCAAATGGCAAGAGATGAGTAAAACCATTGCCACAATTAGTCTTTCTGACCTGTGAATATTTCTCCATCCTTCATCCACGTTATGTCTGGCAGTGGTTTTCCACTGACAGAGCACTTGATGTGAACATCAGACCCAATCACTGACAGCTGGCTCTCAGGAGGCTCAGTCAGCCATGCTGGAGGCTCTAGAAGATGTCAAGAAGAGCCACGTTGGCCAAAACAAATGCCATCTCAGTGTCGAAAGCTTTCTTAGTGAGTGAACAGAAGGTTGACAAACCTTTTACTATTACATCAAAGTAGTGgacagcccttccagcagagttTTCGGCTGTACACATGTATTTCCCCTGATCCTGCTCGTCTACAGCAAATATGGTCAACAGCTTCTTAAAGTTACTCAGCTCTATCCGATCAGTCAGACTGTCTCCCATTTTCATCCATGTTATTTTGGGAGTGGGACTACAATAAAACAATGACATGTTAGAATATGACAACAAACTTAACATCGTGAAAACGTGGAAAATATGGAAAAATGCACTTACAATCCCCCTGGTATACACTCAAGCTCCAGATTCTCTCCTTTCAACAACACCTTCTCTGTCTGAACACCAGAGGGCAGCAGCAGGCTGGGTGCTCTCAATGGGGGGGGCTCGGCTGCATTAAACAAAGAGAACAGTCTCCCTCTGTCATGTGTATAATTTCGATCAATGATCATCTAAGCTTCAGACATTCATAGAGTCAATCTGTTATCAGCAGCGTTTGGCAAAATTCAAATGAACTTCTGATTGGTAGTGCAAATGCTTTGATGTGCGACTAATACTCACTGGCGTTGCTGATGTCAGAGGAGTCATTATCAGGTTTtactgaaacaaaaacaaaaacaccataaCATTAATACTGGTTTTGATAGTGAGGCTTTATTTTTACCATCTTGTTTTGCTCATTCCACTATCCTAACAGAATTCCTTGGAGTGTGACGGTGACATAAACATTTCCTTGTATAGACGTAGTGAAGATGTAAGAAGCCCTGCTGCTTGGactgaaagaaaaatgtgtgaTGAAGAAAAAGTGGACTGTGCTGTTTTACTATCATATGCATCACTTTATCTTTTTAGGAGTATATCACATACTAAAAAAAGTGAGTTTTTCATATTGGTTATAGTCAACACAGACTCTGGAATGAACCTACAGCTCTTGACCATGACAGCCATAGCAGTTTTCTGGACAATGGTGCGTATCTTGAGAAAGGCAGCAAAGCAACAGTAATCCTTGCGACTGTCTTTCTGTAAGGCATGAGAGAAGTACAGGCTGCCATCAGTTCCCATGGAAAC
This window contains:
- the LOC142390782 gene encoding neural cell adhesion molecule L1-like protein isoform X2 — translated: MTADQHILVLSVVSIKLWGVMRLAGSLPLVLLWATCRATGLNIPLEVEQPPTIISHTSSPIIGLPFDNTLTIRCEAKGNPPPEYRWTKGGQNLVLPNIPTIRTDHTNGTIMFHNKHFLQLQGKYRCFASNKLGTAMSEEIEIIVPGTPKFPKEILDPVVVQEGEPIVLQCNPPNGVAPRQIYWMSIGLQHIEQDERVSMGTDGSLYFSHALQKDSRKDYCCFAAFLKIRTIVQKTAMAVMVKSLKPDNDSSDISNATEPPPLRAPSLLLPSGVQTEKVLLKGENLELECIPGGFPTPKITWMKMGDSLTDRIELSNFKKLLTIFAVDEQDQGKYMCTAENSAGRAVHYFDVIVKEPPAWLTEPPESQLSVIGSDVHIKCSVSGKPLPDITWMKDGEIFTDDPLTNRRVLDDTVVLRNARPEDSGVYQCEASNDHGSILANINIMVMNMAPRILTKDFQEYGVIPGQDIIVNCSVFSSPPSAISWTKEDTAIEGERFLLLENGQSLKIISTEKGDSGNYVCVASNTEGMSAVTAVLDVKDPTKIVGPPQDVQIVSGTSAQLTCRTEYDKSLQDSFELVWRKDGEEISLSSEENSRYIVESDMLQIMNVNLSDQGMYTCVAKTSLDEDNATVLLTVLDVPDAPKSLKIHEYKSERNVVLSWIPGSDHNSSVTEFVVEYEESQWEPGRWKELQKVNGNLATAKLALHGHLNYQFRVYAVNTVGPGPPSEPTKRYKTLPAAPDRNPENIKIQGHLPHQMDISWDPLLPTESNGPGLEYKVSYRKLGVEDVWTEELVSRPSFVVRNTSTFIPYEIRVQSRNSHGWGPVPKVVTGYSGEDVPAAAPQDIAVEVINTTVLRVSWTPVPPATVRGHLEGYNVHWIRRKSLLNPEKTLREHQSMSFPGKRSHAIVPGLEPFSEYKLTVNVFNKKGNGPRSDPVTFSTPEGVPGLVPILTASNSQKDSILLVWGPPLETNGILSGYLLDLHHLNETSLEVIDSQEMNITGADITQWQIWGLKEDSLYRFHLSACTKVGCGPPLAQESRTVAAADFYSSLSVPSSIPGNSTHPPLGMASKASDFSTQRWFIGTMCAVAVLTLVALIVCFVRKNTGGKYAVKEKEDLHPESESRGMNDDTYYEYSDSDEKPLKGSSLCSRDDAVEDSVSRDSLVDYADGPREFNEDGSFIGEYSGLKHRGSVSEPSQPITVTT
- the LOC142390782 gene encoding neural cell adhesion molecule L1-like protein isoform X1; translation: MTADQHILVLSVVSIKLWGVMRLAGSLPLVLLWATCRATGLNIPLEVEQPPTIISHTSSPIIGLPFDNTLTIRCEAKGNPPPEYRWTKGGQNLVLPNIPTIRTDHTNGTIMFHNKHFLQLQGKYRCFASNKLGTAMSEEIEIIVPGTPKFPKEILDPVVVQEGEPIVLQCNPPNGVAPRQIYWMSIGLQHIEQDERVSMGTDGSLYFSHALQKDSRKDYCCFAAFLKIRTIVQKTAMAVMVKSLKPDNDSSDISNATEPPPLRAPSLLLPSGVQTEKVLLKGENLELECIPGGFPTPKITWMKMGDSLTDRIELSNFKKLLTIFAVDEQDQGKYMCTAENSAGRAVHYFDVIVKEPPAWLTEPPESQLSVIGSDVHIKCSVSGKPLPDITWMKDGEIFTDDPLTNRRVLDDTVVLRNARPEDSGVYQCEASNDHGSILANINIMVMNMAPRILTKDFQEYGVIPGQDIIVNCSVFSSPPSAISWTKEDTAIEGERFLLLENGQSLKIISTEKGDSGNYVCVASNTEGMSAVTAVLDVKDPTKIVGPPQDVQIVSGTSAQLTCRTEYDKSLQDSFELVWRKDGEEISLSSEENSRYIVESDMLQIMNVNLSDQGMYTCVAKTSLDEDNATVLLTVLDVPDAPKSLKIHEYKSERNVVLSWIPGSDHNSSVTEFVVEYEESQWEPGRWKELQKVNGNLATAKLALHGHLNYQFRVYAVNTVGPGPPSEPTKRYKTLPAAPDRNPENIKIQGHLPHQMDISWDPLLPTESNGPGLEYKVSYRKLGVEDVWTEELVSRPSFVVRNTSTFIPYEIRVQSRNSHGWGPVPKVVTGYSGEDVPAAAPQDIAVEVINTTVLRVSWTPVPPATVRGHLEGYNVHWIRRKSLLNPEKTLREHQSMSFPGKRSHAIVPGLEPFSEYKLTVNVFNKKGNGPRSDPVTFSTPEGVPGLVPILTASNSQKDSILLVWGPPLETNGILSGYLLDLHHLNETSLEVIDSQEMNITGADITQWQIWGLKEDSLYRFHLSACTKVGCGPPLAQESRTVAAADFYSSLSVPSSIPGNSTHPPLGMASKASDFSTQRWFIGTMCAVAVLTLVALIVCFVRKNTGGKYAGTLPPQQQAMFSMEKVKEKEDLHPESESRGMNDDTYYEYSDSDEKPLKGSSLCSRDDAVEDSVSRDSLVDYADGPREFNEDGSFIGEYSGLKHRGSVSEPSQPITVTT
- the LOC142390782 gene encoding neural cell adhesion molecule L1-like protein isoform X4 codes for the protein MTADQHILVLSVVSIKLWGVMRLAGSLPLVLLWATCRATGLNIPLEVEQPPTIISHTSSPIIGLPFDNTLTIRCEAKGNPPPEYRWTKGGQNLVLPNIPTIRTDHTNGTIMFHNKHFLQLQGKYRCFASNKLGTAMSEEIEIIVPGTPKFPKEILDPVVVQEGEPIVLQCNPPNGVAPRQIYWMSIGLQHIEQDERVSMGTDGSLYFSHALQKDSRKDYCCFAAFLKIRTIVQKTAMAVMVKSLKPDNDSSDISNATEPPPLRAPSLLLPSGVQTEKVLLKGENLELECIPGGFPTPKITWMKMGDSLTDRIELSNFKKLLTIFAVDEQDQGKYMCTAENSAGRAVHYFDVIVKEPPAWLTEPPESQLSVIGSDVHIKCSVSGKPLPDITWMKDGEIFTDDPLTNRRVLDDTVVLRNARPEDSGVYQCEASNDHGSILANINIMVMNMAPRILTKDFQEYGVIPGQDIIVNCSVFSSPPSAISWTKEDTAIEGERFLLLENGQSLKIISTEKGDSGNYVCVASNTEGMSAVTAVLDVKDPTKIVGPPQDVQIVSGTSAQLTCRTEYDKSLQDSFELVWRKDGEEISLSSEENSRYIVESDMLQIMNVNLSDQGMYTCVAKTSLDEDNATVLLTVLDVPDAPKSLKIHEYKSERNVVLSWIPGSDHNSSVTEFVVEYEESQWEPGRWKELQKVNGNLATAKLALHGHLNYQFRVYAVNTVGPGPPSEPTKRYKTLPAAPDRNPENIKIQGHLPHQMDISWDPLLPTESNGPGLEYKVSYRKLGVEDVWTEELVSRPSFVVRNTSTFIPYEIRVQSRNSHGWGPVPKVVTGYSGEDVPAAAPQDIAVEVINTTVLRVSWTPVPPATVRGHLEGYNVHWIRRKSLLNPEKTLREHQSMSFPGKRSHAIVPGLEPFSEYKLTVNVFNKKGNGPRSDPVTFSTPEGVPGLVPILTASNSQKDSILLVWGPPLETNGILSGYLLDLHHLNETSLEVIDSQEMNITGADITQWQIWGLKEDSLYRFHLSACTKVGCGPPLAQESRTVAAAGMASKASDFSTQRWFIGTMCAVAVLTLVALIVCFVRKNTGGKYAVKEKEDLHPESESRGMNDDTYYEYSDSDEKPLKGSSLCSRDDAVEDSVSRDSLVDYADGPREFNEDGSFIGEYSGLKHRGSVSEPSQPITVTT